A DNA window from Phycisphaerae bacterium contains the following coding sequences:
- a CDS encoding Fe-S cluster protein yields the protein MDKASVLKSLPGLDCGLCGEKTCAAFAEIVSARPEELRKCVHLKDAESGTVQPVCRACAGGQGRREQWKDSLDREFDFVLDTFANEPGPRETILPYNPLMARELDVQKGDILIGRPMGMSCGCPITHCGVAMNVDQRNGVIVWCVTGPLGPRTKSYKDVGYYVAEAYEGLVREARSELKIGMRYWFMPHRCMLQWRHSGLVNFLNRGREGLQVRVEGLYIG from the coding sequence ATGGATAAGGCATCTGTCTTGAAATCACTGCCGGGTCTGGACTGCGGACTGTGCGGCGAGAAGACGTGCGCGGCTTTCGCTGAGATCGTGTCTGCTCGGCCGGAGGAGCTTCGTAAGTGCGTTCACCTCAAGGACGCCGAGTCCGGCACGGTTCAGCCGGTTTGTCGGGCCTGCGCCGGCGGGCAAGGTCGTCGCGAGCAGTGGAAGGATTCGCTGGACCGGGAATTTGACTTCGTGCTCGATACCTTCGCCAACGAGCCGGGTCCGCGCGAGACGATCCTGCCGTACAATCCGTTGATGGCGCGTGAGCTGGACGTTCAGAAGGGGGACATCCTGATCGGTCGGCCGATGGGCATGTCGTGCGGCTGTCCGATCACGCACTGCGGCGTGGCGATGAACGTGGATCAGCGGAACGGCGTGATCGTCTGGTGCGTCACCGGTCCGCTGGGCCCTCGCACCAAGTCGTACAAGGACGTGGGCTACTACGTGGCCGAGGCGTATGAGGGGCTGGTTCGCGAGGCCCGTTCGGAGCTGAAGATCGGCATGCGCTACTGGTTCATGCCGCACCGCTGCATGCTGCAGTGGCGGCACAGCGGGCTGGTCAACTTCCTGAATCGCGGCAGGGAAGGGCTGCAGGTTCGGGTCGAAGGGCTCTACATCGGGTAG
- a CDS encoding exo-alpha-sialidase, whose product MHLESKELVGRSPGPGTIVWCRSCYTRAAGFEKLRCRDIQTISDFSDGEQYQFSDDNGRTWSAPTDRAVGVFAFADPASDLFLAIRSECVLPPDTPREDARDFQHKSYLWYRVCDDGGRTAIIDEQIIQRGPNYNAQHPCEGVHVGRNGMLACMGGEPMRTRAGQILIPIQIIPPLGPDGQPNNPTGGFTYGDGAVLIGTWTPDHRIEWDLSEMLVHDPNKSTRGTDEMTLAEMPDGRILAVIRGSNDVRPELPGYKWYTVSQDGGHSWAPMQPWTFTDGSPFFSPASCSKLLSHSNGHVYWIGNLCSENPRGNHPRHPLVIGLVDPESLLLIEDSLFTVAERQANDHPLIQFSNFFAYEDRETSAIHIDLTPIFPVGPNDTQWTGDAYVYRIAV is encoded by the coding sequence CCAGACCATCAGCGATTTCTCCGACGGCGAGCAGTACCAGTTCTCCGATGACAACGGCCGGACCTGGTCAGCGCCCACCGACCGCGCCGTCGGCGTCTTCGCCTTCGCCGATCCTGCCAGCGACCTGTTTCTGGCCATCCGCTCCGAGTGCGTCCTGCCGCCGGACACGCCGCGCGAGGATGCTCGCGACTTCCAGCACAAAAGCTACCTTTGGTATCGCGTCTGCGACGACGGCGGACGAACCGCGATCATCGACGAGCAGATCATCCAGCGCGGCCCGAACTACAACGCGCAGCACCCTTGCGAAGGCGTGCACGTCGGCCGCAACGGCATGCTCGCCTGCATGGGCGGCGAACCGATGCGCACCCGCGCGGGCCAGATCCTGATCCCCATTCAAATCATCCCCCCGCTTGGACCTGACGGCCAGCCCAACAATCCCACCGGCGGCTTTACCTACGGCGACGGAGCCGTCCTGATTGGTACCTGGACTCCCGACCACCGGATCGAATGGGACCTCTCCGAGATGCTCGTCCACGATCCGAACAAGTCCACCCGCGGCACGGACGAGATGACGCTGGCCGAAATGCCCGACGGCCGGATTCTGGCGGTCATCCGCGGCAGCAACGACGTCCGGCCCGAACTGCCCGGCTACAAGTGGTACACCGTCTCACAAGACGGCGGGCATAGCTGGGCGCCGATGCAACCGTGGACGTTCACCGACGGCTCACCCTTCTTCTCGCCCGCCAGTTGCTCCAAACTCCTGTCGCACTCCAATGGGCATGTTTATTGGATCGGCAACCTCTGTTCCGAGAATCCTCGCGGCAACCATCCGCGCCACCCGCTGGTGATCGGCCTGGTCGATCCCGAGAGCTTGCTGCTCATCGAGGACAGCCTGTTCACCGTCGCCGAACGCCAGGCGAACGACCACCCGCTGATCCAGTTCTCCAACTTCTTTGCCTATGAGGATCGCGAGACGTCAGCCATCCACATCGACCTGACGCCGATCTTTCCCGTCGGCCCCAACGACACCCAGTGGACCGGCGACGCCTACGTCTACCGCATCGCGGTCTGA